The Equus quagga isolate Etosha38 chromosome 10, UCLA_HA_Equagga_1.0, whole genome shotgun sequence genome includes a region encoding these proteins:
- the LOC124246104 gene encoding protein tyrosine phosphatase type IVA 1-like — MNRPAPVEIAYRNMRFLIAHSPTNASLNKFLQELKRNGVTIIVRVCEATYSTAILEKEGIQVLDWPFDDGAPPPRHIVEKWLKLIKQKFRQDPGSCIAVHCAAGLGRAPVLVAIALIEGGMKSEDAVQFIRQKRRGAFNSKQLLYLEKYRPTMCFRLRNSRCNCFVQ, encoded by the coding sequence ATGAACCGTCCTGCTCCTGTAGAGATTGCGTACAGGAATATGAGATTTCTTATTGCGCACAGTCCAACCAATGCCTCCTTAAACAAATTCTTACAGGAACTTAAGAGGAACGGAGTTACCATCATAGTAAGAGTGTGTGAAGCAACTTACAGCACGgccattttggaaaaagaaggCATCCAGGTTCTGGACTGGCCTTTTGATGATGGTGCACCACCACCCAGGCACATTGTAGAGAAGTGGTTAAAACTTATAAAGCAGAAATTTCGCCAAGATCCTGGTTCTTGTATTGCGGTTCACTGTGCAGCAGGTCTTGGGAGAGCTCCAGTGCTGGTTGCCATAGCATTAATTGAAGGTGGAATGAAATCTGAAGATGCGGTGCAATTCATAAGACAAAAGCGACGTGGAGCTTTTAACAGCAAGCAACTTTTGTATTTGGAGAAGTACCGTCCTACAATGTGCTTTCGCCTCAGAAACTCCAGATGCAACTGTTTCGTTCAGTAA